GGTACCGGAATAAACGTGCGCCATTGTTATTGGCGATCCGCTTGACACATAACTGCTCCAGTTCGAGGTATCGCCGTCGCCCCAAGCAAATCTGATTGAAACCGGTTCATTATCGGGATCGGTTGAGCTTGCGTCAAAATTATAGGAAACATCGGGGTTGCCACTTGCCGGTCCGTTGACCGTCGGCGCATAAGGCGCCTGACTTGAACCTGCGGTAACGGTAATTTGATGCGCCCCGGACCACCCCGATATCGCACCATTCACATCCTTTGCCTGGGCAGTGACACTGAAAGTTCCGGTCGATAAATAAGAATGGGTCATGGCGATCGTATCCCCGCTGACCTGATAAGAACTCCAGGCAGAGGTATCGCCATCACCCCAGGAAAATCTTACCGCTACACCCTGTCCTCCTGGATCAGCAGCACGGGTATAAAACTCATAAGTATACTGAGAACCCCGGTAACCACTTGCCGGACCCCAAGGAGTAGCGGGAGTCTCGGGCGGATTAAGCACAACTACTGTGATCACTGCCGATGTCCCCTGATTGTTTGCCCGGTCAAATGCCTTGGCATAAATATTGTGCTGGGAGTTATCCTGTAATGCCGCTGTATTCCAATCGTGCGAATAGGGGGAAGATGGGTCGGTTCCGACAAGAATATTATCAACATAAAATTCCACTTTTGCCACTCCCTTATTATCTGTTGCCTCAGCTGTAATTGCGACTGTTCCACTGACAGTATCACCACTCACCGGCTGGATCAGGGAAACTTCCGGAGGCTCTTTATCCCCACAGCCAATAAAAAAAATTAACGCAGCCATGCCGGCAGCCAGCAACCTTTTCATTAAACCTCCTTTTTGTTATAAAATCTCAAACTGTGCAGCCAGCTATAATCCTCATTTTAATCGCTTAATTTCAAAGTCAAGATAAGAATTTAACTTGTAAAATCAGAAAAAACCCAGACAAGTGATCACCCGCCGGCGTTAAAAATGGCTGATTGAATTGTTCAACGGTAAATGCCGGATATTCTGAAGGTAGCAGTGTCGGAGCTTTTCAATCCTCTTTTCCCTCCTCCGGCTCAATATGAACAACAATATTGGTTACATCCGGATTGGTGCGCCGGATTTCCTGTTCCACCTGACTGGCAATTTCGTGTCCCTGCTGGACGGAAATTGAAGGATCCACCTGAATGTGCACATCCATTTCTATCCTGTTGCCCGCACCGGCATGCCGGGCACGGAAGGCGTGAAAACCCCGGACCCCGGGAATCGCCCGAATCGTATTCTTCATCTGCTGCTGAGTATCAGATCCTGGTGCCTGATCGCAGAGCCGGTACCAGGCATCACGAACGATCCTGACCCCGATGAAGATCAGAAATGATGCCAGCAGGACCGCAGTCAGGTGGTCAAGAAATGACCAGCGCTCACCCCCGATCAGCGCCCCGGCAATACCTGCAGCGGCAGCAATGGAAGAAAAGGCATCGGAACGGTGGTGCCAGGCATTGGCGATGATCGCCGGGTTGTTGAATTTCCTGCCGACCGCCCGCGTCCACCAGTAGAGCAGTTCCTTGGTAACAATGGAACTGATCGCCATATAAAACGGCAACCAGTTACGCACCCCCCCGTGCCGCTGGCTGATAGTGTAAATCGCCTCTCCAGCGATAAACAGGGCGGCACCGCAAAGCAGCACCCCGACCAGCAGCGCGGTCACCGCCTCATAACGGAAATGACCATAGTGGTGATCCTCATCTGGCGGCATCTTCGCTGCCCGGATACCCCACAGCACCATGATATCACTTGCCAGATCCGAAAAACTGTGCAACCCGTCAGCAATAATCGCACTGGAGCGGGCAATAATACCCGCCAGGATCTTGCCACCGCTCAGGAGGATGTTCAGCACCATGCCGGCGATCGTGACCCGGCGCTCAATCTGCAGCTGGTCCATACGGTATTTTAACCCGGATATCGGAAACTGGCAAGGATTGACCTTTTGTGACAATTGCCTTTTGCCGAAGCGGGGTTATTATTTATTACTGATGAAATCAGAACCGATTCGACGCATCGCCCGCATCCGCAACCGCACAATTTTCGTCACCACCGCCGCCCTGCTGGGCGTTGCAACCGGAACAGCAGCCATACTGCTCATCCTGATCAGCGGGCTCTTCCTTTCCGCCTGGCTGCTGATGCTGATTTTGTTCCCGGTTCTGTTTCTTGGCTGGCGCTGGCTGCGCCGGGCTGACATCCGGAGTATCGGTTATCAGCTGGAGCAGCACTTCCCGGAATTAAGGAACCGGCTGGTTGCCGCAATTGAGCTTGCCCGTTATCAGCCCGGAGCCGAAAACTACTCGCTCGAACTCCGGGATGCAGCGGTTGAACAGATCCGGGTGCAGACAGCACATCTCAACCTGGAATCGGTCGTACCCGTTTACCGGTGGAAATGGTCGG
This window of the candidate division WOR-3 bacterium genome carries:
- a CDS encoding cation diffusion facilitator family transporter → MDQLQIERRVTIAGMVLNILLSGGKILAGIIARSSAIIADGLHSFSDLASDIMVLWGIRAAKMPPDEDHHYGHFRYEAVTALLVGVLLCGAALFIAGEAIYTISQRHGGVRNWLPFYMAISSIVTKELLYWWTRAVGRKFNNPAIIANAWHHRSDAFSSIAAAAGIAGALIGGERWSFLDHLTAVLLASFLIFIGVRIVRDAWYRLCDQAPGSDTQQQMKNTIRAIPGVRGFHAFRARHAGAGNRIEMDVHIQVDPSISVQQGHEIASQVEQEIRRTNPDVTNIVVHIEPEEGKED